The following are encoded together in the Actinoplanes sp. N902-109 genome:
- a CDS encoding PH domain-containing protein, whose protein sequence is MGQVTGPTPGSALEPWPETVAWRPVSRSLITVELINRASWVVVVVAGLAVGWAFTGHWLWPVAIALVLVLAVWRSIVTVKAVKAWGYAERDNDLLVRHGLVIRRLSIVPYARMQFVDVTAGPLERAFKLATVQLHTAAAASDARIPGLPPDEAARLRDRLTALGEDRAEGL, encoded by the coding sequence CTGGGACAGGTGACTGGACCTACCCCCGGCAGTGCACTCGAGCCCTGGCCCGAAACCGTCGCGTGGCGGCCCGTCTCCCGCAGCCTGATCACTGTGGAACTCATCAACCGGGCGTCGTGGGTGGTGGTCGTGGTGGCCGGCCTCGCCGTCGGCTGGGCCTTCACCGGGCATTGGCTCTGGCCGGTGGCTATCGCCCTGGTCCTGGTGCTGGCCGTCTGGCGGTCCATCGTCACGGTCAAGGCCGTCAAGGCGTGGGGGTACGCGGAGCGCGACAACGACCTCCTCGTCCGCCACGGGCTGGTGATCCGCCGGCTGTCGATCGTCCCGTACGCCCGCATGCAGTTCGTCGATGTGACGGCCGGGCCGCTGGAACGCGCCTTCAAGCTCGCCACCGTCCAATTGCACACGGCAGCGGCGGCCAGCGACGCGAGGATTCCCGGCCTGCCCCCGGACGAGGCGGCCCGCCTGCGCGACCGGCTCACCGCGCTCGGCGAGGACCGGGCTGAAGGCCTGTGA
- a CDS encoding PH domain-containing protein: protein MPVSPGVTSDLPGAGTRGEAGRDIVGEPRRRLHPLSPLLTGAKSIAVIVAALSWQTLSRVGLERFALVVAVLAVCVVIYSVIGWLNTGYHLVGRELRIQDGLLWRRNRAIPLDRLQAVELRRPLLAQLTGLAELRLEVVGGGKTEAPLAYLSVREAAALRERLLALAGRAPGTREQHDPAQPVPSHERPLFRVGNRDLVISQLLTPQAFFLPVGVAFVIMQFVLEGSWTFIGIASTFTAMAGVLLQPVRRVLQDWDFRLARDQDGRLAVRFGLVETRSQVVPLNRVQAIGVTWPLLWRMQGWLHMRLDIAGYAGEQSGGNDRRSDRLLPVGVFEAGRLLVWEVLPGVDLGALATLPPPERARWLHPFALRAMGIGMTPEVFVARSGLLTREMTLVPYARMQSIRVVQGPLQRLLGLATVYADTAGGRSGVAKDRDVAEAWWLAEQLSQRARAARGPAPLVTATIPEPPAVLPEEFWQRPSQP from the coding sequence GTGCCGGTGTCGCCTGGCGTGACGTCGGATCTGCCCGGGGCGGGGACGCGCGGCGAGGCGGGACGGGACATTGTCGGGGAGCCGCGCCGGCGGTTGCATCCGCTCAGCCCGTTGCTCACCGGGGCCAAGTCGATCGCCGTCATCGTCGCCGCACTCAGCTGGCAGACCTTGTCGCGGGTGGGGCTCGAACGCTTCGCGCTGGTGGTGGCGGTGCTGGCGGTGTGCGTCGTCATCTACTCGGTGATCGGCTGGCTGAATACCGGCTATCACCTCGTCGGCCGGGAGCTGCGGATCCAGGACGGGCTGCTGTGGCGGCGCAACCGCGCGATCCCGCTCGACCGGCTGCAGGCCGTGGAGCTGCGCCGGCCGCTGCTGGCCCAGCTCACCGGGCTGGCTGAGCTGCGGCTCGAGGTCGTCGGTGGCGGCAAGACCGAGGCACCGCTGGCCTATCTGTCGGTGCGCGAGGCCGCCGCTCTGCGGGAACGCCTGCTCGCCCTTGCCGGCCGCGCCCCCGGGACCCGTGAGCAGCACGATCCGGCCCAGCCGGTGCCGAGCCACGAACGTCCGCTCTTCCGGGTCGGCAACCGCGACCTCGTGATCAGCCAGTTGCTCACCCCGCAGGCGTTCTTCCTGCCGGTCGGTGTGGCCTTCGTGATCATGCAGTTCGTGCTGGAGGGCTCCTGGACGTTCATCGGCATCGCGAGCACGTTCACTGCGATGGCGGGTGTGCTCCTGCAGCCGGTGCGCCGGGTGCTGCAGGACTGGGACTTCCGGCTGGCCCGCGACCAGGACGGCCGGTTGGCGGTGCGCTTCGGGCTGGTGGAGACCCGCAGCCAGGTGGTTCCGCTCAACCGGGTGCAGGCAATCGGCGTGACCTGGCCGCTGTTGTGGCGCATGCAGGGCTGGCTGCATATGCGGCTGGACATCGCCGGGTACGCCGGTGAGCAGTCGGGCGGCAATGACCGGCGCTCGGACCGCCTGCTGCCGGTCGGGGTGTTCGAGGCCGGCCGGCTCCTGGTCTGGGAGGTGCTGCCCGGCGTCGACCTCGGTGCCCTGGCGACCCTGCCACCGCCCGAGCGGGCGCGCTGGCTGCATCCGTTCGCGCTGCGGGCCATGGGCATCGGCATGACCCCGGAGGTGTTCGTCGCCCGCTCCGGCTTGCTGACCCGGGAGATGACCCTCGTGCCGTACGCCCGCATGCAGAGCATCCGGGTCGTGCAGGGCCCGCTGCAGCGCCTGCTGGGTCTGGCAACGGTGTACGCGGACACCGCGGGTGGCCGCTCCGGCGTGGCCAAGGACCGCGACGTGGCCGAGGCGTGGTGGCTCGCCGAGCAGCTGTCCCAGCGCGCTCGGGCGGCGCGCGGCCCTGCCCCGCTTGTCACCGCCACCATTCCCGAGCCTCCGGCCGTGCTCCCGGAGGAATTCTGGCAGCGGCCCTCGCAGCCCTGA